The nucleotide sequence TGAAAGGATCAATGGCTTGCAGCACAAGGACAGTGTGTCATCTTCCTTGTCAGAAACCTGGGATGAACTTTGTTTTGATACACAAGGAGCATTGTCGTCAAGTGAGAGTAATGCCTGGAATAGGACCAGGGAATCTGAAAGCCTGCAGAATATTGGAGAGGAAGTTGGAGGTAAAGAGTCAGTCAGCATAATGACAGAAAGCGAAAGCAAGGAGGAGATCTTAAAGTCAGAGTATGCCCAGCAGAGGGCAAAGACCCTTGAACCTCAGCTTAGTCTGGTCACTGAGCAAACTGAATCGTACGAAAACTGGAACCCAGATTCTGTGCTGAAGGATCAGTGGAACCCTGTTACTTTTGCTGATCTGCAGTTGACCCCACCAGAGGAGGAAGTAACTGGAAAATGCAAAGCTGGTATCATTGGAACTAAAGAAAAAATACTTACTTTGTCACAAAAGAAAGAAGTCCTAAACACTTTAACGCCAGACACATCTaaggaagaagatgaaggggtccaaggaaaaaaagacagacagatggagctCCTAGACTTCTGGACATACTCTGCTCAAAAGGGGTTTCTCAAATCTGATAGTGGTACCACCACGTCTTACCCTGAATCACTAGATATGTGGAATATGACAATCCGGGATGACAGTCTGTCACCTCTCACAACCCCTGACAACTTGTCTGAAAACTCAGGGTCTTTCTCTGGGGTGAACCTGAATGTTGTGGGTGGCACATCTGTGCAAAGTCCACAAGGATTCTCTGATGGTGGAATGCAGATGTGGAACACCACCATACAGGAAGACAGCTCCTCCACCATCACAAGCCCCGAAGGACCTGAAAATGGAAAGGACCTCAGTCACACAGGATCACTGGATACCAATGATTCTCCAGAGACACGTGCAAGCAAAGAGTCAGAAGATGTAAAAACTATAGAGGAGGAGGGTGGTATGAGTAAAGTAACTAGTCACACGCCGGAAGAAGTGGGGTGGAGAGGTAATGAACACAATGTCAAAATAGTCATAGAGGCTGCAGAAGGTAGAACACAGGGTGAAGAAACAGGGGATGAGGACATACAGACTGTTCAGAGCCAACAGAACTTGGCATCTGAACATTCAGATGAGTTTTCCCCATCCCAAAGCACTAACATGTGGGACTTACCTGTCCCTGGCATGGTCACCTCCACCTCAGAATATGACAATGTAGGAGCTGGTGTGTGGAGCCTGACATCCTCCCCTGAGACCTATGCTAGCCCCATAGTAGACATGATACAGCTAGAGGGGCAATCTAGCCCTTTTATAGCTGTGACCAAACCTTTTCAGATAGATGAGAGGTACGATCAATACCAGGCGGCAGATCCCACAGCAGTCATTTCAGATAAAGAACAGTCTGCCACCCAAGTGTTCCTATTTGAGGGAACGAGTGAGTTGGGTCACATTACCAGGAGTGGGGGAAGTTCAATTGAGAGTAAGTACGACAACAAAAGCAGAGCGGGATCAGAGGAGGCTGACTCAATAGAGCAACCCAGTGATTATTCCCCATTTCTAATGGTGGACAGTTCCTCTGTCATTCAGAAAATTTCTTCCATTTATCATGTAAGTCCAGAAGAAACTGCTGAGACTCAAATCCAGACTGACCAATCACTATCCCCAAGTCATGTGAACTGGGAGAGCTCAGAATCAGCTTCATTACCACACAATCTGCCAATCAAAATGGACCGCAAAGAAGATGGGACTGTCACTGAAAGCCAAGGGGAACCTGACAAAGAGAGCAATGGAAATGTGGAGGTCAAAATAATAGAAACTATATCGCTGAGCTCCAGCTCtgggggagaaagagacacactgaAATATAGCCCTGACAGCCTTCACCCAGGTAGTCGAGACGAACTCAGTCGAGACGAACTCAAGTCCAATTCTGATGGAGATTCATCTTCAGGCCTAGAAATGGAATACATTGTTGTGTCTGGCACAGtaaaagaggcagagacagagtggcGTGATAGGCCTAAACGGGGTGATAGGCAATCAAAAGGAACAAGAAAGTCCATGGAGACATTTAGCACGCTTTTCTATGCTGCCACAGTACTGCAAACCCAGGCCCAAGCTGCACGTAGAGAGCACCGGGAGAACGCAGAACAAAGTAGGGAAAACCAAAGAGATACAGAGCAAAATCAGGCAAATCTGGATAATGCCACTGAGCATCACATGGTGCAAGAAATGAGCCCCAGCCAATCAAAAAATACCTCAGAAGCTTTTCATCAGACAGATTCAAGATCAACAGATTACAGTCAAACACAGGTAGAAGAAGGAAATTATGACGATAAATCAACCATTGTGGCCAGAAGTGTGTCTCCATCATTAAGATATCCATCAGATCACTTCTTAAAAACCAGAGAGGAAGTTTATGTCCATTCACAGATCTCAATGGAAGATTCAGATGAGGGCGGGCAGTCACCCTCTGCACCTCCACTACCTCCTGCTTCTCTAGGCGAATTTCAAGTCTGGGGCAGTCAGTTAGTGAGACAGGACACACCTCAAACCACATCTGATACACAATCCCCTGTACTTACCAACAGTTCAGTCTCCCACACCAGCTCTTTGACTGGCACCCCGTTAAGTGAATCAGGCATTTCTACTGACAGAGGACTTGGATTACCATTTTCTGGAGATTTAATGGAAGAGGAGAATGatgaggaagagcaggaggaggaaactgaTACAGAGCATATTACCCTGGATGGAAAATGGACTTCAGAAGTACAGcgtgagagggaggaaagacaACAGTTAAGATCTTCTGATCTGCTAAGTTTCACTGAGGAGCTGAGTGGAGGTTCATCAATTCAACAAACAGATTTACAATCACACAACAGGTTTCCACAGGATACAGTGGATTACTATGATGGACAACCTTTAAGGACTGTTGATCATGATAACTGGTCAACTGACCAACAGCCTGGGAGCCATGTAACTTCTCAAGATAGCTATTCACTTGTTTTAAGGTAAGCGACACACGTTGAATCTTATTCTTTATCTTAAGCTCCGTggtattttatttctgtcacatttaCAAGTCAGAACAAATACATAGAAACTAATAACACATAAATTAATTAtcttttcataaaaatgaaacaatatgaaGGTTATTAGATCATGTGCTTATCTTAAAAGGTCTGCATACAGTTAATTTTGGTTTGAGATTGAGATCACTGAGATTTCTTCCTTTTCACAGAAAGAGTTAGTGAAATGAACATACCTGTGCACTCTTGtgcctgtctcacacacacacctacatgcaCACATGAAAGACCCCTCTGCTCACTCTCCCTTAGTTCTCTGCCGGGTTTTTGAGTCTCTACAGCTTTCTCAATAAAGTTTGTACGTCAGAGGATTATTAGCATCGCTGAACAGACTGTTGAAATCAAGCTAGAAGGCTCTCTTGAGGAAAttaggtttttgtgtgtgtgtgtttttgtgtgttggaTGGGTGACTGACAGAGAGGGTGTAAGAATTAATATTAGTAGCGTGAGAAGAGTAGATTATGtgtctgtattgtgtgtgtgtgtgtgtgtgtgtgtgtgtgtgtgtgtgtttgtgagtaagaaacaaactgtgcatgtgtatatggGTGTATTTCATATGTTCAGCAGCAAGCTTtcatctgcagctctgtgtgtgtgtttataaatcTGTTTACGCCTCATTAAATATGCATTACCTGCCTCATTACAGCTGGAGCCCCACCACAGCTAATGGAAACAGCTCCCCTAGCTCTCTTAAAaggtgtgggtgtgagtgtgtgcaggcaagcctgtgtgtgagtgtctgcaTAGGTAATAGCCAGTGCATCAGAGAATAAAAGTTTGTCCATGTAGCTTCAACTTTACATTAGCAAAGAGTATGTAATGTAGTTATGTCTGTGTCATTAGCTTTTGTGTAATTGTTTTTGAGTATACTGTAAGTGAAGCAAGCTGTCCACTACTCTTTCTTATTGCAGAGTTATACTATTGAGTTAGAAAGCAGTAGCTTATTTCAATCTGTTTTCTCTGGATTCAAGCATTATTAGAaatgccctgtggagttttcttgttaACAAATGATCtatctgtttacagtttgtattattcaccaaaacactttgttttgatgctaaaaacataacaaacatgttgaatacATTTCCTTTCTcagaaatcattttcatttttacttttgaaacctgcgttgtttacatccatgtttgctGTCCTTTGCTGTGGCATTGCTGTGTTTCTTAGATAGGTAGAATAATGGCAGAAATGTATATCACCTGCATGTTCATTTGCATTCATGTGTTTCCTTGTGCACActcaccaaaaaaaacaaaacaggtgcAGATAGATAAGACTTACTGTACTCCATTTGTATTTATAATGCTTtattaatttctctctctctctctctctctctgcactgatCACCTGCTCTCCTGGAAGAAGACACCAGGATGTGACATCACAGCTGTCAACCCAGCCAACCAGTGAGAATGCTGTGTATCAGTGGACAGGAAGTCAGAATGTAGCTCAGGGTCACACCCAGTATGGCTACAACTACCACCACATTGACCAAAGAACTGAAAACCAGAGCACGCACTCAGCCTGCGTGGATACCAAATCCAACAGCCAGCAAAACACCACAGATGTCTATGCTGAGTTTACAACTGACGCCACAGCTGTACAGTACCGGTCTGAGCAGGCTGAGAGCTATTATGAAGCTGGAGTTAATGCTGAGTACAGCTTGGAGGATCCGGGTTCCAAGTGTCAGTACGTAACTGAAAGGCAGTATGGAGATGAATCCAACTCCATGTGTGCTTCTGACCTTCAGTATTCTCAGTATCAAGCCGATGGCCAGTGTCAGTATGAGACAGACCATGCTCATTACCAGTTTGACGGACAGCCACTCTACCAATCAGATAGCCACCCTGAGAGGGAAGATCATGCACGGTATGTGCCAGAGGGATATGTTCACTTTCTCCTGTCAAGGTGAGTGTTCACTCATACAAACTCAGTTTTGCTTTTAAGTAGGTTCAACAGGTTCAACACTGTGTAGCACTAAGTTTTACCACTAGTATCAGCTAAAGGCCCCTTTGCAAGCTAGCCTTGGCAAGATGATTTTGTTATGTGAAGATTTTATTTCAATGACCTTTCTAAAAACCTGAAACATGATCATAAGGGGTTTCTGTCCATTACAAAagtgtgaaagacagagagataagCAGTGGAACAGCATAGGTTTTCCAAAGGCTAAGAGCTGCACTACTGTCTTTTACCACAAAGAGGCAGCACAGATTAAAACTGTCATCAATCCTTcaacaatttttttctttgtatcaaAACAGCCAGGGATTGACATAAGACTAAATGAAGAAATAGAAAGTTTCTTAATTCATCACTGCAACATATTATAGGATAATATAATGTTAATACTCACATGCCCATATGTACatttaataatgttttcttGCCATAATCATTCAATCAATCTCCTGTCCATATTATCCATTAAAAAATCCTACGTAGCTTCCAGTGGAACAGATATGGGACAAAGTCCACGATCCTCATTCTTTGCAAAAATATTCCATTCCAGTTTGTAGGcatggagtttgaaagacatgGGCATTTGTTGGTCCCAGAAGTTCTAACAAGAGCCTGTACTATGGTCTCAAAGTCAGAATATcagaataatattttattttcacattatgtCTCACCCAAGatattattttttcacaatCAAAGGGCCAAATCAAAAGTTATGTTCTGGAAtcagtattcagtgtgtgtacactgaGCAAATTTGTGTGTTGCAGTCCAATTGTTCCTCGTTAGCAGTTGCATCATGGTACTTGTTTTTCCCCACTTTGTAATTCTGATGACCTACCCCCTCTTTGGGATGCACAGCCCTCCCCTgtcttttactgtgtgtgtgcgtgtatgtgtgtgtttgcgcacATACACACTAGACCTTTCCATAATAAAGTGGTCATGTGACTTGATTGTGGAAAAAGTGGTTCAGTCACTCATGCCGGGAGAAGCCGGACTGAGGGAAAGGTACGTGCCCTGAgatagagatttttttttgtgtgtatgtatgattCTTTATGTCTATAAACATGTGTACTGGTTTCTCTGTACAGCCTCTCTCTATTGTTAGCAGGCCTTATGCTAATCAGAGTCTGTTAGAGGGGCTTTGGTTGGGGGGAGGTAGCAACACTGCTCAGTATTGTTTCCTCAGCCCACACGTGCAGCCTGGGAATGAAGCAGTGAGTCTGCTTTGTCACTTCTGTAATCTTTCAAGTCCAGAGTCAAATGACCAGATTTTAAACTCTTCCTCATTCAATGTCATGGGAAAAGTTAGATTCTCGTTCTCCGTAGATGATTGGCTTGTTTGGCCCAGTACTATGCATAGCTGTGCCTTTGGTGGCAGTAGTGATAGCAATGATAATTTATGTTTTGGCTCATTATTGTCTTTCTGTGCCTCTGAGCAGACACTCCCAACAGAGGGACAGTGCAGCagggatgatgatgaagatggcCTCGAGTGAGGAAGCTGCTGAAGAGATGGATAACAGAGAAGGTAAACAAACAGCAAGATAAAATAAGCTTACATTGTTCCAGTTATTTAAATCTTTGGGTATTTAGTGCTGGTGATTTATGTTGCACCTTATAGGTAAAAGGCTAGAGTTATAGACTTATCAATAATGTTTTAAGATGAATACCAATATGTaatgttttgtggacttttAGGAAACTGTTTTGAAGGTATTCAAGACATATTTTAGCAGTCTAAAGGAAATAATTAGCATGTCATTCCATGAAACTCTCTAATGCCTCAAGTTCTGTCTTATAAAGTTTCTGTCGCTATAAATTCATGTGTGGTGCTCACATGTTAATAGAACTGTCAACTTTTGAATTAACGATTTTCTGTCATCATTATTCTTTCCAGACTTTTCTGGATTAGTCACGGGGCTCCctaacatttttaaagacatGAAATCTGCAGCAAAACATCTCAAAATATAGTAACATGAGGGGAAATTATAGTGGATCTGCAACCTTTCCCCACCAGAACTAAAtaactaagaaaaaaaatctctctctgtctctctctgaccagACCCACCGTCCTCGGCGGATATATCAGGCAGCTCTAATCAAAGGAGAAAGTTGACAGCTCCACCAATGAACGTATCACTGGACCGCAGTGAGGggtctcttctctctgaagATGCTCTGGACACAGAGGACGAGGCCTTGGATACTGGGGATGACCTGGATGTCAACATTGATGAGCTGGACACACCTGATGAGGCTGACTCACTTGAGTTCAACAGGCACGGTGAGACAAACACCTGAAGATACAATATAGATGTATCACACAGGAGATGACAAATAAACACGCTCACGTGatagtatatactgtattgtaCAAATATGCtttataaacaaaaaagaacagatACTGTTCTTCTATAGTATGTAGATGTGGCAGCATCTGTCCTTCAAATTTGATTTTGCTCAGGATTTGTCAGTAGCCCTATATTTTATCCATAAAATAGAAATGACATCAAAATGTTAGTATTCACTTTGTTTGTTGCCAATTTGTCTCGAAAAATGTTCCTGTCACTGACATCACAAACAGAGGACTCGGAAGAGTCTGATCTGGGTGCAGGAGCAACTTCAAGCGATGCCGTGGCAGGACACAGATCAGCTGGAGAGAGCAGGGATAGCAGACTGTGGAGGAGCGTGGTGATTGGAGAGCAGGAGCATCGCATTGATATGAAGTCCATTGAGCCATACAAAAGAGTCATTTCTCATGGAGGTATGCGaacacaaacactaaacaaaTGCTAAAATTCTATGTCCACCAATTCCCCCTGCACTGTTTGTGTCATAGCTTTTGATCATTTAATCTATGCCGATGCCCTCCCTCTTGATTGAAAAATGCTAAATTGTTTTTTGCTTATGAATGTTACTCACTGAACCATGGCTGCCAGGCTCCACATTTTCCCATATAAATTGTGATTCTGCTTGGAAAATTGAATTAGCACAGGAATCTGAATGCCATCAATTGTACATACTGTATCAACAATAGCAGTAACTACACAGTGAAAGGGGCAAAAGTGGTTTACAGAGGTGTGATCAGGACTGTTCTCATCTCAATATGCATTTGAATAACTGAACTTACAGGGAGTCAATTCCAGCTAAATGTTAGAAACTACTACAATAAAAGGTCCAGTGTTTTATTCcactttatgttttatgttctcAGGTTATTACGCTGAGCAGAATgccatcattgtgtttgcaGCATGTTTCCTACCGGACAGCGACTGTGACAATTATAATTATGTGATGGAAAACCTTTTTCTGTGAGTAAAGTTTCACTACATGGCCCATTAACATGCAGAAAAAGTATCTGGGCACCCAAACATCACACCCATATGTAATTGTTGACCATCTCATTCCAAAACCATGGGCATTGATTTGCTACATTAATAGATTTCACTCTTCTAGGAAAGCTTTCCACAAGAGTTGGAACCTTACTACAGTAATCTCTGCTTTCATTTGGCCAGAGCACTAAATGAGGTCTGCCACTGATGTTGACAGCAAGGCCTTGATCACAGTCACCGTTGCTGCTTATGTTGCATTACCGGTTGTTATGAAGCGCCTTGgcgctgaaaaagggaggactcaaagatgcggattcaccagggcgtttattgtccacagaaaacaaggagccaaaagggctggggaagaacacaaagaggccgccaaaagagcggtgggtctggcagggtctgggtccgtgaccccccccccccccttaacGACTGCCTCTCGGCAGTCGCTAATGTCAGCTGGGCAACACGCGTGGTGCGGGCTTGTCCGGATCCAGGATATCAGCGGTGGGAACCCAGCTGCGCTCCTCCGGCCCAtacccctcccagtccaccaggtacTGGAAGCCCCGTCCCCTCCGCCGGACATCAAGGAGGCGGTTGATAGTATATGCCGGCGCTCCGTCGATGATCTGCGGAGGGGGCGGAGCGGGGGCCGGAGGTTGCAGTGGGTCGCCGAGGTGGGGCTTGAGCTGGGACACATGGAAGACGGGGTGGACCTTCATGGAGGGGGGAAGGTCCAGCTTGAGGGCCACCGGATTGACCACCTCCAGGATGCGGAAAGGGCCGATGTACCGGGGAGTTAGTTTCCTGGAGGTGGCCTGCAGGGGAAGGTTCCTGGTGGACAACCACACTGACTGTCCAACCTGGTACTGGCGAGCCAGGGTCCGGTGGCGATCAGCAGTCCGACAGTTCTGTTCGGTGGTCCGGAGGAGCGCCTGGCGAGTCCGACGCCAGGTGCGGCGACAGCGGCGGAGGTGATGGTGAACGGACGGGACcgctatctcctcctcctgggccGGGAACAGTGGGGGCAGGTAACCTAGTGAGGCTTCGAAGGGGGAGAGGCCGGTGGCAGCAGAGGTGTGGGTGTTGTGGGCATATTCAACCCGGGGAAGCTGCTCCGACCAGGAGGAGGGATCCGCTGCACAGACACTCCTGAGCGTGGACTCGAGGTGTTGGTTAGCCCGCTCGGTCTGCCCGTTGGTCTGGGGATGGTAGCCCGAGGAAAGGCTCACTGTGGCTCCCAGTGCCCGGCGGAAGGCCCTCCAGACCCGGGAGGTGAACTGGGGTCCGCGGTCGGAGACAATGTCCAAGGGGATACCATGGAGACGAAACACGTGGGTGACGAGGAGTTGGGCTGTCTCGGAGGCTGAGGGGAGCTTGGGGAGAGGCACAAAATGAACAGATGCGATCGATAATGGTGAGGATGATGGTGTTACCATGGGAGCGGGTCAAACCAGAAATAAAGTCCAAGGCTATGTGAGACCAGGGTCTGGAGGGCACGGGCAGGGGGCGCAGGAGTCCAGCAGGTGGGCGGTGTGAGGCCTTTCCCCGGACACAGACCGAGCAAGCTGCCACGAAACGCTGAGCATCCTCTTCAATAGTGGGCCACCAGAAGAACCGCCGGAGGAGATGCAGGGTCCGGGAGAGTCCGGGGTGGCAGGACCAGCGGGAGGAGTGAGCCCACTGGAGGACGGCGGAACGGGCTCCCTGGGGAACAAAAGCACGGTTAGGGGGACCGTTACCTGGGTCAGGGTCCGTGCGGAGTCCCTCCTGGATTTGGCTCTGGAGTTCCCAGGTAACGGCCCCGAGCACCCGGAAGGGCGACACGATGGTGGCTGGAGAGGGCGTATCTTCGTCGGGAGAGTGCTGGCGGGACAGCGCATCAGGCTTAGCGTTGCGGGTTCCTGGTCTGAAAGTCAATGTGAAGTTAAAACGGgtgaaaaacagctgccagcGTCCCTGGCGGGAGTTGAGCCGCTTGGCGGACTGGATGTAGGAGAGATTTTTGTGGTCTGTCCACACTACGAATGGCTGTTCCGCCCCCTCCAGCCAGTGTCGCCACTCCTCCAGTGCCAGCTTCACCGCCAGGAGCTCTCTGTTCCCCACATCATAGTTCCGCTCCACCGGGGACAGTCGGCGCAGGGATGGAGTTTGCCGTCCTCCTCGGCTCGCTGGGACAGGACGGCCCCCACCCCGGAGTCTGTGGCGTCTACCTCTACTATAAACTGTCTAGAGGGATCAGGTTGGGTCAGGATAGGGGCggtggaaaataaagtttttagtTTAACGAACGCCGCCTCGGCCGGGGGAGTCCACTGAAAGGGCTTAGCAGGAGAGGTGAGCTGGGTGAGCGGGGAGGCGAGCTGGCTATAGTTCCGGATAAACCTCCGGTAAAAGTTAGCGAAGCCCAGGAACTGTTGGAGCTTGCGCCGGGTGGAGGGGCGGGGCCACGCCACCACCGCCTTAACCTTCTCGGGGTCGACCAGGATTTGTCCTGGCCCCACACAGAACCCCAGGAAGCTGACGGTGGTGGAGTGGAAGAGGCACTTCTCAGCTTTTACAAACAGCTGATTCTCCAGGAGTCGCTGGAGGACAGAGCGGACATGGACCTGGTGGGCTTCAAGGGTGGGGGAAAGGTACACGAAGACGAAGTGATTGAGGAAGTCCCGGAGGACGTCATTAATCAGGTGCTGGAACACCGCGGGCGCGTTGGTTAAGCCGAAGGGCATCACGGGGTACTCGAAGTGGCCGAGGGGGGTATTAAACCCCGTTTTCCACTCGTCCCCCTCCCGAATTCGGACCAGATGGTATGCGTTGCGTAGGTCTAGTTTAGTAAAATATCGAGCTCGAAGGCCGAATTCAGGAGGGGGAGCGGATACTTATTACACACGGTGATGCGGTTCAAACCCCGATAGTCTATGCATGGCCGAAGAGAGCCGTCCTTCTTCCCCACGAAGAAGAACCCGGTCCccagaggggaagaagagggcCGGATGAGACCCGCGGCGAGAGACTCTCGGATATACTGCTCCATTGACTCCCTCTCGGGCCGCGACAAGCTGTACAGCTTGCTGGAGGGGAATGACGCGCCCGGGAGGAGGTCAATGGAGCAATCGTACGGCCGGTGAGGGGGAGTGACGTGGCGCGATGCTTGCAGAAGACGGGTGCGAGGTCGTGATACTCGGGGGGACACAGAGCTGAGGTCGGGGGAATCCGGAACCGGAGCGGCCACGCCAGGTGCCGGTGGCAGCGCCGACTGTAAACAGACAGCGTGGCACATGCGCCCACTCCAGCCCAGCACCCGACCCGACCCGACCCGACCCGACCCCCCCGCGGTGATTGCCAGAAACTATAACTTCTAGAGGGGGAGTGCAATGGGTGACGTGGGCGAGGCGGTGACCATCAAGTGCGGTGACGACTAGGGGAACTTCCAGGGGTTCGGGGGGTATGCGATTCTTAGCGCACCAGGCCGCCTCCACAAAATTCCCATCAGCTCCGGAGTCtagaagagcagagacagataagGAAGACTGGGCAAAATTAATAGTGAGGGGCAGGACCAACCGGGATTTATTCTTGCTAAGAGTATTGCTCACCACTAACCGGACCCGGCAGGCAGACATGAAATGACCAGAGGCACCACAGTAAATACACAGACCTTCCCTGACCCgtgactctctctcctccagggtGAGGCGTGCCCTGCTCAGCTGCATGGGCTCACAGGGGTCGGGGGATGATCCACGCTCCCCGCCAGGGGCCGTGGAAGACCGCAGACGCCGAGGAGGGGGGGCCGGTGGAGCCGGCCGGCTGCTGGAGGTGGCGTGCTTCTCCCTCCGCCTCTCCCGAAGGCGGTTGTCCAGGCGCACCGCGAGGGATACGACAGCGTCCAGCGTCAGCGGTTCGTCCCGGGCGGCGAGCTCATCCTTGAGCCGCGAGTCCCCGGATAAAGATGCCCCGAAGGGCGGGTTCGTCCCACCTGGTCTCCGCAGCCAGGATCCGGAACTCCACCGCGTAGTCTGCCACCGACCGGGTCCCCTGAGAGAGGGCGAGGAGGCGCTGGGCAACATTGCCAGCGTGATCGGGCAAG is from Lates calcarifer isolate ASB-BC8 linkage group LG13, TLL_Latcal_v3, whole genome shotgun sequence and encodes:
- the LOC108878091 gene encoding protein prune homolog 2 isoform X4, producing the protein MCPSLKTDLRVCATDVPVTDFKGEWKALHHWSAASTCVRKEADASEDPIHAVLGGPEPDVDTVAATLCLALHLSQKETSGRVCLPVLCGRRCNTVLPRETVRYLRRVKISEGSLLWREDVDLVKLHHTRNLSLTLLRGGLLDSSEHHTLESSILRVVHHDGQQDTGDDGASSVVMTVAREILQEAAEHIRATLGETLGEALRLQSETLWIKHGHRSAQVEELMRSLEQWSDVTAGQPDEAKLQYLEQLLTIELKEFSDGEMTIALSSATTDKENWHDYVDELKLFSHRHGLDGLVVLLSINDTVHHPRQQVAVYSNNTDILNQICCELEESSSWSLSGELEARENLQVYHIPINTSTSSGTPPLLVEEIQGLLKDFVDRRSSVLACHPSSRTSSTEGVAGSVEFSQGSSGINDMDGSDIERAEGGSGDVVAIARVMADGEEDTGGVGVIAGGELVSPDSGMTTIRSSRSSKESSVFLSDDSPVGEVITGGGSAAGPGGLFLRNPSPLGLLSLSPPVPPERRKHRSSRNRSDNFDLFSFDPLHSSDHSLPAGGELASSEVKGDEEERRAGSSNLSDLEELSLLDFSAPNSLDGLESRNSSIDHHGQIHGNDTVVPPTPVNSLVGSRPPSSCGVRFFPEDVAERINGLQHKDSVSSSLSETWDELCFDTQGALSSSESNAWNRTRESESLQNIGEEVGGKESVSIMTESESKEEILKSEYAQQRAKTLEPQLSLVTEQTESYENWNPDSVLKDQWNPVTFADLQLTPPEEEVTGKCKAGIIGTKEKILTLSQKKEVLNTLTPDTSKEEDEGVQGKKDRQMELLDFWTYSAQKGFLKSDSGTTTSYPESLDMWNMTIRDDSLSPLTTPDNLSENSGSFSGVNLNVVGGTSVQSPQGFSDGGMQMWNTTIQEDSSSTITSPEGPENGKDLSHTGSLDTNDSPETRASKESEDVKTIEEEGGMSKVTSHTPEEVGWRGNEHNVKIVIEAAEGRTQGEETGDEDIQTVQSQQNLASEHSDEFSPSQSTNMWDLPVPGMVTSTSEYDNVGAGVWSLTSSPETYASPIVDMIQLEGQSSPFIAVTKPFQIDERYDQYQAADPTAVISDKEQSATQVFLFEGTSELGHITRSGGSSIESKYDNKSRAGSEEADSIEQPSDYSPFLMVDSSSVIQKISSIYHVSPEETAETQIQTDQSLSPSHVNWESSESASLPHNLPIKMDRKEDGTVTESQGEPDKESNGNVEVKIIETISLSSSSGGERDTLKYSPDSLHPGSRDELSRDELKSNSDGDSSSGLEMEYIVVSGTVKEAETEWRDRPKRGDRQSKGTRKSMETFSTLFYAATVLQTQAQAARREHRENAEQSRENQRDTEQNQANLDNATEHHMVQEMSPSQSKNTSEAFHQTDSRSTDYSQTQVEEGNYDDKSTIVARSVSPSLRYPSDHFLKTREEVYVHSQISMEDSDEGGQSPSAPPLPPASLGEFQVWGSQLVRQDTPQTTSDTQSPVLTNSSVSHTSSLTGTPLSESGISTDRGLGLPFSGDLMEEENDEEEQEEETDTEHITLDGKWTSEVQREREERQQLRSSDLLSFTEELSGGSSIQQTDLQSHNRFPQDTVDYYDGQPLRTVDHDNWSTDQQPGSHVTSQDSYSLVLRRHQDVTSQLSTQPTSENAVYQWTGSQNVAQGHTQYGYNYHHIDQRTENQSTHSACVDTKSNSQQNTTDVYAEFTTDATAVQYRSEQAESYYEAGVNAEYSLEDPGSKCQYVTERQYGDESNSMCASDLQYSQYQADGQCQYETDHAHYQFDGQPLYQSDSHPEREDHARYVPEGYVHFLLSRHSQQRDSAAGMMMKMASSEEAAEEMDNREDPPSSADISGSSNQRRKLTAPPMNVSLDRSEGSLLSEDALDTEDEALDTGDDLDVNIDELDTPDEADSLEFNRHEDSEESDLGAGATSSDAVAGHRSAGESRDSRLWRSVVIGEQEHRIDMKSIEPYKRVISHGGYYAEQNAIIVFAACFLPDSDCDNYNYVMENLFLYVISTLELMVAEDYMIVYLNGATPRRRMPGFSWMKKCYQMIDRRLKKNLKMFIIVHPSWFIRTLLGITRPFISSKFSSKIKYVNSLKELGEIIPMEYVHIPPSIVKLDTDLQDTAAKADKKGNSAV